A region of the Stieleria neptunia genome:
CGGTTTGGTCGTCGCCCTTGTCATGAACGTTGACGGCCAACGCGAGGAATCGATTGTCGTCCTCAAAGGCGAGTGACTGATCCTTGAATCGTTCCAGCACATCCCGCAGTTGTGATGCGGGAACGTGCAAGTCGTGGTGTTCATGAAGCTGTCGACGCACCGATTCGGCGTTGCCGCCGTGCTGGATGGCCTGATAGACGGCCGCCTCGATTCCCTCCAAGATGATTTCCGATGGTCGTTCGAAGCGATGGTCGTGGATCCGAACGAATCCGGGGCCGAGTTGATAGGTCAATCGATCAGGACGCCTCGCATATCGGTGGTTCCAATTTTCGATCGCAGCCTTCAACGAATGCGTGTATTGATCGGGATCACGGCCGTCCGCATGAACGGCTTCGAAATGATACGCAAGATCGGACACGTCGCTCGCCCGCTCACGATAGATGTACGCGTAGAACTCCGCCGGGCCGATGATTCGCAGACCGTGCGCACTTGGGTCCGCATGATAAGGGCTGTAGCGATCAATCACCAATCGCACCAGACGCGGCGGCTGCAAATGCACAAGCGAGGGTGCGGCGGCGGCCATCGATTCGTATTCGGCGATCGGTTCGTTCGGGAATCCGTAGATCACATTCCAAACCACGTCGACTCCCAGTTCGGCAGCGTACTTCAGCAGCCGGATGTTTTGCAGTGCCGTCGTTCCCTTGCGGATCAGTTTCAAAATGGGAGTGCTGAAGCTTTCGATTCCCGGTTGAATGGTTCGGATTCCCGCGTCACGCATCAACCGCAGTTGTGACTTGCGGAGGTTCGCTTTGACTTCGAAGAATAATTGGAAATCGATCGGCGACTCCGCCAGCCGTGGCAGCAATTCACGGTGGTAGTTCATGTCCAAGATATTGTCGACGGAGAAGAATCGCAGGCGACGATAACGCTGCGATAGATCCATCAGCTGGTCATGGAATTGCTCCGCCGGCTTGGATCGAAAGGACATCGTGGCGCCGTTGAGCCCGCAAAAGGTGCAGTGGGATTTTTCGCCCCACCAACATCCACGCGACGATTCGACCGGCAACTGAATCTGGGGGTCGATGACCGGACGGAGCGGGTGTCGGCTCAGTCGCTGAAAGTATTCGTCGTAGTCCGGCCCAGGCACATCGGCCATGGTGAAGGACGCGATCGAAGCGGCGGGGTTGATCCGCTGGGCATCCGCTTCCCGCAGGCAGATTCCCGGCAGCTCCGATGGGCTGTTGCCGGATTGCCATTGTTTGATCAGTTCGGGGAAAACGCCTTCCGATTCGCCTCGGACGACGGCATCGATGAAGGGAAAGCGTCGAAACAGCGCCGCGCCCATCTCGCCCTGGCAATTGGCCCCTCCCAAGACAACTTTCAAATCGCTGTCTTGCAGCTTGAGTTGTTTGGCCAAAACGAGAGACGCGATGTTCTGGCTGAACATCGTGGTGAAGCCCACGACATCCGGCGAGTGTTCCAGAATCTCTGAGACGCATTGACTCAGAAATTCCGGCACCCAATTCCGCACGGCAAAAGCGCTGTCGATGACGCGTGCCGGGATGCGTTTCTGGACAAGAAAACGATAGTACTCGGCGTCCAACCGCGCGTCGGGGGGAAACAGTGGCGGAACGCCAAAGATCCATTCGCCTAAACCGACACCGTGAAACGTGTCACTGACCGACTCGATTCCGGCCAGTACTTCTTCAGGATGAAAGACACGCTGGGCGAGGAACCGCGACCATTCCAGATAAAACGAGCAACTCGTCGTCTCGATGCCGTGGGCCGACAGCAGCGCCTGGTTGATCCCCAATTGAATCGACGGCATGTTGGTGCTGTGCCACGGCATCGACACCAGCACGACGCGAGGATTCAACATGCACCGAATCTCGAAAGGAGGGCGGAAGTTTTGTAAATAGCCACGGAAACGTCGCTGGAGGACCTATGATTCTACGTTGCCGTTGGCCAGTCACGCGATCCTTTTTCATCACGCCGGAATGATGATGGTTGACAAGTCCCCTTCGCCAAGCCGCTACATCGAAGACCTGCTTGCCGGTCAGATGCGTGCACGAAGCTTGGCGATCGCTCACCGGTTGGGACTGTTTGCCGCACTGGCTGACAGGACGTGTGAGGTGACCGAATTGTCAAACACGCTCGGCGTGCACGTGACCGGGCTGCGAAAGCTGCTCGCCACCTTGGAGACGATGGAATTGGTCGGTCGCAGCGGCGACGGTTACGAGTTGACTGAGATCGCACGTCACAGCTTAATCGGGAGAAATGCTCAATCCTTCGGGGAATTTGTCGATTTTTTCACCGATCAATTCGAAAGCAAACCGATTTCATTGCTATTGAACCATTTGCGGATTGGTGGGCCTGTGCGACCGGCGACCACGCCGGACCAATGGCGCCACTACATGGCGGCCATGGATCGAATGGCCCATCTGTCGGCCGACCGAATTGCCCAAGCCATGCAACTGGATCGAGATCAGACGCTGCTCGATTTGGGCGGCGGGCCCGGGCTGTATGCGATCGCGGCATGCAATCGATACCCGCATGTGAACGCAACGATTTTGGATCTGGACGATGCGTTGCACTTCGCCCATCAGAACATCAGCGACGCTCGGCTGGCCGATCGAATCCGGTTGCGGCCCGGTTCGGTCACCGATGGATCTTACGGCGGACCCTATGACGTGATCTTGCTGTCCCACACGATCCATTTGTTCGACGAACGGACCGTGCAAAGAATTTTTTCTGCGTGCCACACGGCGCTCGGTGTGGACGGACGCTTGGTGGTTCGTGACCTGTTCACCGACGGTGGCCGCACGCAACCGGCGTTGGGATCGCTGGTCGCATTCCACATGTGGAACGAAGGCGATGCCTACTCGGTGCCTCAAACGACGGGACTGTTGGTCAACGCCGGATTCCAGCCGCCTCGTCACGTGCAATTTCGCGACGAACAAGATCCCGAGATCTTGGGGTCGCTATTGATTTCTCGCAAAACCGATTCGACGTCGACGTGATTTAGTCTTGAATCGCGTCGTAGCGTCCCGGGGCGAGAATTGATTTGGGGTCGAACGCCCGCTTGATCGACCTCAGGTAGCGGTCATGGTCATCGCCGGGCGGGGGCAGGGAATCCATGGACAAGAGCGTCAAGCGATAGGGGAAATGCCCCAGCTCGCGCAGCAGCGTCATCACCTTGTCGTGGCAAGCGACCGCACGTTCATCTTCGCCCGCGATTTCTCGATCGTAAATGATGGACAGGTACAAGTGGGCGCATCGTCCGTTGACGCAGTTGATTCCGACATTGGGTTCAAATCCATGTCCCAAGACGACGGGGTCCACGGCGTTGACGACATCGACCAGGTCTTGGCCGACCAGTGGGATGGCAAAGCACATCCAGATCAAACCGCAACGGTCACGATCCGGGTTGATGCTCGGCGGCAAGCCTCCTTTTTTTCGCCAGTACGCCGCACGAATGTTGTGTTCGGTGGGCACGCCCAGATAGACGTTCTGCGAGTCGTCCGAATCTCCCCATTGCCAATCGGATGTCAGCGGTTTGAGCCTGTGTTGCAGAAACGCCGCGTTCGCATCGGCGATTTCACCGCTGGCGGCATAAATCGCGCCGCCGATCAGCCAGGGTTCACTCGGGAACCTCTCGATGTCCACGGGGGTTTGTCCGTCCATGGCCTGCCACGGATAGCCACCCATCGTCGACGCCATTTTATGGCTGTTCCACAAGCCGATTCCGTTGGTTTCGACGACGCGATGGAGCAGCAATTCGCGAGCGGTGTCGACGGCCTGGTTCAGTTCCTCCCGTCGTCCGATGCGTGCCATGAAGGGTTTGAGAACCTGGGGATAGGGCGTCAACCAAACGGTCAGTTGAGTGATCACGCCCAGGTTCGATTGCGTGAACAGCCCTTCCAGGTTGGGGCCGACGCCGTGGCGATGAAGGTGTGTTGCACTGGCGTTGGGAAAGCGTCCGAAACCGGTGTGAATGCAGTCCCCGTTGGGAAGCACCGCTTGGAAGTTGGCAACGAAGTCGGCTCGCTGGCCATAGGGTCCGGCGGCTTCTCCCCGCTCGGCGATGTTCCCGATCAGACTTCCTTGGGGCGGGCCGCCGGGCACGGGCAGGAAGAAGGTTGATTTCTGATCACGCAGGAATTCACTTGCCTGTTGGAACGTCACGCCGGGTTCGACCACCAGGAATCCCAACCGCGGATCGAAGTCAACGATCCGGTTCATCCGGGACAGATCCAAGAGCACGGCATCGCGAGTGGGGACAGAGGAGCCGAGTCCCCAATTGCAACCGCGACTGGTGGGGTAGACCGGCAGCTCAAATCGGTTTGCGATCCGCAACGACGATTGAACTTCGGCATGATTGTCCGGGCGAAGAATCGCAACAACCGACGCGTTGGTCGGAAACGTGGCGGTGGATGCCCGGTCGAGCGATTCGGCCGACGTCACGACGTTCTGCTGTCCCAGTGCCTCGCGCCAGGCAGCGACAGCAGCATCGGTGGATTCGTTCACGCTGGAAAACCTTTCTGGAAGCGTTGGCGTGCTCGGTAAAACGTTCGTATTCAGAGTCTCGCTCTACTATAGTGCGTCAAATCGTTCCCCACGGCGGACGGTCTTGCGGAATTGGTTTTCACGTCGCCTTCATCAGCGTCTCACCTCCAAGACGAGGACATTCATTGTGACCACCGACGACGAGCGTCCAAATTCGACTTTCTCCGAATCGGATCCGGTGCCGCTGGAAGGAAGCGCCGTGCCGATGCCGCAGGACGTGCGAGAATTGGGTGACGCCGACCCGAGTCGCTGCCTGGTGATCACCCTGTATGTCCGCCCACGAACGGATGCACCATCGTTGAGCGAGGACCGCGCTGAAACGTTCGCCGACGAAGTGCTGTCGTTGGAGCAGTTTGAAGAGCAATTCGGAGCCAGCGACGAAGACATCGATGCCGTGGTGGGCTTTTGTGAAAGCGTCGGTTTTGATTCGATCGAACCCAATGCCGGACGCTGTGTGGTTCATGGCCAGGGCACGGTCGAGCAATGCAGCCAGGCCTTTCATGTCACGTTGAAGCGGTTCGATTGTCGCCGCGGAAAATTTTTCGGGCATCACGACGAAGTGTACGTCCCCGGTGCGTTGGAAGGGATCATCGAGGCTGTCGGTGGGCTGGACAGTTTTGGAACCCTTGGGCGAATTCGCATCGAAGAGAACATCAAGGAGGTCGAACTCGAGGAGCCGGACCTGCCGCCGGAAGCACTGCCAGCGGCGTGGCCCGAACCCGAGGACGCGCCGTCGGCAATCGTTCGCTCCGAGGCGTTGGCGTGGGGCGAATCGCAGGACGTTCCGCCGGTCGCGAGCCGAAGTACGGACGTTGATTCCGACACGGCGTGGAGGGGGGCCGAGGAAGGCGACGATGCCCCGATGGTCTGCGCCGAAGCGTCTCCGCGATACCGTTCGGAGAAACAATCCGGTTCTGACAACTTCGGCCCCGACTATTCTCCACCACGCAGGTCAAACGACGAACCGATTCCGCCGGGTTATCAGATCAGTTTTCCGTCCAAGATCGCGCGGTTGTATGACTTCCCCGAAACGCTTGATGGATCCGGCGAGACGATCGGGATCATCTCGCTGGGCGGACAATTCCATCCCTCCGACATGGACACGTACTTTCGGGTCCAGGGCATCAAGCCTCCGGAGATCATTGTCGAGCCGATCGGGCCCCAGTACCCACGCGTCGCGTCTCCACCTGGCCCGCCGGACAAGACTTGGAGCGATCAACAAATTGCGGAGTACGCCAACGATCTCGAATTGACGCTCGATCTGCAGGTCGCCGGTAGCATTGCTCCGGGGGCGAAACTGGTCGTCTTTCGCTTGCACCCGAACGCCAGGCAACCCTATCTGACGGCGTTGACCCATGCGCTGCATTCACGAAATCGTCCGTCCGTGGTTTCGATCAGCTATGGTTCGGCAGAAGCCACCTTGGCGTCTCGCACCATGCAGTTGGCCAATGCACTGTTTGCGCGGGCTTCGTTGATGGGGATCTCAATCTGTGCGGCATCGGGTGATGCCGGTTCCGCGTCGCGTGACTTTGACGTGATCCGAACACGGCCGACCAGCCCCCACGTCAACTTCCCCGCCAGTTCACCGTACGTGCTGGCTTGTGGGGGGACGGAGATCGAAACAGCCGATGGCAAAATTGTCAGTGAATGCGCCTGGAATGATCTGGACCAATGCCGTCTTGCCACCGCCGGTGGTCGCAGTCGAAAATTCGAACGCCCCGACTATCAACGCGATCTCAAGCTTCCCGCGATGCCCAGTCAGCACAGCGACTTTGATGGTCGAGGCTTGCCCGATGTTGCTGCCAATGCGTCGCTGGCCAGTGGTTACCACACGCTGCTTGGCGGCAGGTGGGACTACAGCGGCGGCACGAGCGCCGCGGCGCCGCTTTGGGCGGCGTTGATTGCGAGAATCAATCAAGGTCTGGGACGACGCGTCGGATTCATTCATCCGATCTTGTATCGTCTGGCCGGCACAGACGCATTCCGCGACATCACCGAAGGCAGCAACGGTTATTTTAAATCCGGCATCGGTTGGGATGCCTGCACCGGTCATGGCGTTCCCGTCGGCCGAGCGTTGTTCGAGGGAGTGAAAAGAGAGATGGCCAAGCGGCCGGATCGTCATCCAAAGGATCCCCCCGAGGACACAATCGATATCGCCGGACAAGCCCAGCAATCTGCCCGTCTCGCCCAGCAAGCAGCCCACTTTGCTCAATTTGCAATTTCTCCACTCTCCCCCCCAAGGTGGCGATGGCCGAACTAGAATACAGCGGCCTCATGGTTGATCGAAACTGTTTTTGATCGGTTTCCATTTCCTTCCATTAATTCGAGAGAGTGAGTTATGACCGACGAACGAGCCCAGGCGGCGTTACATGCGGCGCAACACGCCGCGATGGCCGCTCATCACGCCGCCATGGCCGCCCAATGTGCGGCAATTGCCGCCGGGGCACCGCAGCAAGGGACCGGAGGCGGACCCGGGCAGATGCAGGGAGCGCCCATGGGCTATCAATATCCGGGGCAAAACCCCTACATGCAGCAGCAACCGGGCCCGCACCCGATGACCGTTTGGTGATCGCTTGTTGCTTTCGCCCTCCACCCTTCCGGCGTACCTGCACAGCCGGGGGCATCTGGAAGAACACGACGGGTTCGAAGCGGTTGACGTCATCTCACCAACGGTCGGGCGAAATCGCAACTTTCTCGTTCGAAACAAAGATGGATCGGGGTTGTTCGTCAAGCAGATTCGTTCGCTCGACCCAACCCTGATCGCCGACCAAGAGATCGAAGCGTCCATCCTCGATTCGTTTCATCGGCACTACGGCTGGTCGTCACAACGGGAATGCGTTCCACGGTTGGTCGACTTCGATCGGTCGTGCCATGTGTTGATCCTGGAGTACATCGACGGGATAACGTTGCTTGACTGGTCCGCGACGCTGCCGATCGAGACCCGTGCGCAACGATGGCTTGCTTGGTCAGCGACCTTGGGCAAGACAGTCGCCCAGTTCCACAACGGCGGACGCGATCCGGCCAATGACGAACAACGAAGGAGTCTGCGCGCGAGC
Encoded here:
- a CDS encoding S53 family peptidase, with translation MTTDDERPNSTFSESDPVPLEGSAVPMPQDVRELGDADPSRCLVITLYVRPRTDAPSLSEDRAETFADEVLSLEQFEEQFGASDEDIDAVVGFCESVGFDSIEPNAGRCVVHGQGTVEQCSQAFHVTLKRFDCRRGKFFGHHDEVYVPGALEGIIEAVGGLDSFGTLGRIRIEENIKEVELEEPDLPPEALPAAWPEPEDAPSAIVRSEALAWGESQDVPPVASRSTDVDSDTAWRGAEEGDDAPMVCAEASPRYRSEKQSGSDNFGPDYSPPRRSNDEPIPPGYQISFPSKIARLYDFPETLDGSGETIGIISLGGQFHPSDMDTYFRVQGIKPPEIIVEPIGPQYPRVASPPGPPDKTWSDQQIAEYANDLELTLDLQVAGSIAPGAKLVVFRLHPNARQPYLTALTHALHSRNRPSVVSISYGSAEATLASRTMQLANALFARASLMGISICAASGDAGSASRDFDVIRTRPTSPHVNFPASSPYVLACGGTEIETADGKIVSECAWNDLDQCRLATAGGRSRKFERPDYQRDLKLPAMPSQHSDFDGRGLPDVAANASLASGYHTLLGGRWDYSGGTSAAAPLWAALIARINQGLGRRVGFIHPILYRLAGTDAFRDITEGSNGYFKSGIGWDACTGHGVPVGRALFEGVKREMAKRPDRHPKDPPEDTIDIAGQAQQSARLAQQAAHFAQFAISPLSPPRWRWPN
- a CDS encoding RiPP maturation radical SAM C-methyltransferase, whose translation is MLNPRVVLVSMPWHSTNMPSIQLGINQALLSAHGIETTSCSFYLEWSRFLAQRVFHPEEVLAGIESVSDTFHGVGLGEWIFGVPPLFPPDARLDAEYYRFLVQKRIPARVIDSAFAVRNWVPEFLSQCVSEILEHSPDVVGFTTMFSQNIASLVLAKQLKLQDSDLKVVLGGANCQGEMGAALFRRFPFIDAVVRGESEGVFPELIKQWQSGNSPSELPGICLREADAQRINPAASIASFTMADVPGPDYDEYFQRLSRHPLRPVIDPQIQLPVESSRGCWWGEKSHCTFCGLNGATMSFRSKPAEQFHDQLMDLSQRYRRLRFFSVDNILDMNYHRELLPRLAESPIDFQLFFEVKANLRKSQLRLMRDAGIRTIQPGIESFSTPILKLIRKGTTALQNIRLLKYAAELGVDVVWNVIYGFPNEPIAEYESMAAAAPSLVHLQPPRLVRLVIDRYSPYHADPSAHGLRIIGPAEFYAYIYRERASDVSDLAYHFEAVHADGRDPDQYTHSLKAAIENWNHRYARRPDRLTYQLGPGFVRIHDHRFERPSEIILEGIEAAVYQAIQHGGNAESVRRQLHEHHDLHVPASQLRDVLERFKDQSLAFEDDNRFLALAVNVHDKGDDQTDANPAQQPLPVYAE
- a CDS encoding methyltransferase, with translation MMMVDKSPSPSRYIEDLLAGQMRARSLAIAHRLGLFAALADRTCEVTELSNTLGVHVTGLRKLLATLETMELVGRSGDGYELTEIARHSLIGRNAQSFGEFVDFFTDQFESKPISLLLNHLRIGGPVRPATTPDQWRHYMAAMDRMAHLSADRIAQAMQLDRDQTLLDLGGGPGLYAIAACNRYPHVNATILDLDDALHFAHQNISDARLADRIRLRPGSVTDGSYGGPYDVILLSHTIHLFDERTVQRIFSACHTALGVDGRLVVRDLFTDGGRTQPALGSLVAFHMWNEGDAYSVPQTTGLLVNAGFQPPRHVQFRDEQDPEILGSLLISRKTDSTST
- a CDS encoding FAD-binding oxidoreductase, producing the protein MNESTDAAVAAWREALGQQNVVTSAESLDRASTATFPTNASVVAILRPDNHAEVQSSLRIANRFELPVYPTSRGCNWGLGSSVPTRDAVLLDLSRMNRIVDFDPRLGFLVVEPGVTFQQASEFLRDQKSTFFLPVPGGPPQGSLIGNIAERGEAAGPYGQRADFVANFQAVLPNGDCIHTGFGRFPNASATHLHRHGVGPNLEGLFTQSNLGVITQLTVWLTPYPQVLKPFMARIGRREELNQAVDTARELLLHRVVETNGIGLWNSHKMASTMGGYPWQAMDGQTPVDIERFPSEPWLIGGAIYAASGEIADANAAFLQHRLKPLTSDWQWGDSDDSQNVYLGVPTEHNIRAAYWRKKGGLPPSINPDRDRCGLIWMCFAIPLVGQDLVDVVNAVDPVVLGHGFEPNVGINCVNGRCAHLYLSIIYDREIAGEDERAVACHDKVMTLLRELGHFPYRLTLLSMDSLPPPGDDHDRYLRSIKRAFDPKSILAPGRYDAIQD